One genomic region from Solwaraspora sp. WMMD792 encodes:
- the glyA gene encoding serine hydroxymethyltransferase: MHVPQIPQLTATDPELAALVEGEARRQHDKLRMIASENYVSAAVLEASGTVLTNKYSEGYPGRRYYEGQQFVDPIETLAVERAKTLFGAAHANVQPYSGSPANLAVYLAFLSPGDTVLGMSLPMGGHLTHGWSVSATGKWFNSVRYNVSRDTGRIDFDEVRDLARRERPKVIFCGGTAVPRTIDFPAFAEIAREIGAVLVADIAHIAGLVAGGAHPSPIGHADVVTTTTHKTLRGPRGAMILTTEQHAAAIDKAVFPGLQGGPHNHTTAGIAVALREADTDDFRRYAHQVVANAKALAAALVDRGFELISGGTDNHLILADLTGKGVGGKPAAQALDRAGIELNYNTVPYDPRKPFDPSGIRLGTAALTTRGLTEAQMPQVAAWLDDAVTAAVKDDGAALDQIAGEVADLLAGYPMPGYAA, from the coding sequence GTGCACGTACCGCAGATCCCGCAACTGACCGCCACCGATCCCGAGCTCGCCGCCCTCGTCGAGGGTGAGGCCCGCCGCCAGCACGACAAGCTGCGCATGATCGCCTCGGAGAACTACGTCTCCGCCGCCGTGCTGGAGGCCAGCGGCACGGTGCTGACCAACAAGTACTCCGAGGGCTACCCGGGCCGGCGCTACTACGAGGGCCAGCAGTTCGTCGACCCGATCGAGACGCTCGCCGTCGAGCGGGCCAAGACGCTGTTCGGGGCGGCCCACGCCAACGTCCAGCCGTACTCGGGCTCCCCCGCCAACCTCGCCGTCTACCTTGCCTTCCTCTCCCCCGGCGACACCGTGCTGGGGATGTCGCTGCCGATGGGCGGGCACCTCACCCACGGCTGGTCGGTGTCGGCCACCGGCAAGTGGTTCAACTCGGTCCGCTACAACGTCTCCCGCGACACCGGCCGGATCGACTTCGACGAGGTACGTGACCTGGCCCGCCGCGAACGGCCGAAGGTGATCTTCTGCGGCGGTACGGCGGTGCCGCGGACCATCGACTTCCCGGCCTTCGCCGAGATCGCCCGGGAGATCGGTGCGGTGCTCGTCGCGGACATCGCGCACATCGCCGGCCTGGTCGCCGGCGGCGCGCACCCCTCGCCGATCGGCCACGCCGACGTGGTCACCACCACCACCCACAAGACGCTCCGCGGCCCGCGCGGCGCGATGATCCTCACCACCGAACAGCACGCCGCCGCGATCGACAAGGCAGTCTTCCCCGGCCTGCAGGGCGGCCCGCACAACCACACCACCGCCGGCATCGCCGTCGCGTTGCGCGAGGCCGACACCGACGACTTCCGCCGGTACGCCCACCAGGTGGTCGCCAACGCGAAGGCGCTCGCCGCCGCGCTGGTCGACCGGGGCTTCGAGCTGATCTCCGGTGGCACCGACAACCACCTGATCCTGGCCGACCTGACCGGCAAGGGCGTCGGTGGCAAGCCGGCCGCGCAGGCGCTGGACCGGGCTGGGATCGAGCTGAACTACAACACGGTGCCGTACGACCCGCGCAAGCCGTTCGACCCGTCCGGCATCCGGCTGGGCACCGCCGCGCTGACCACCCGCGGCCTGACCGAGGCGCAGATGCCGCAGGTCGCCGCCTGGCTGGACGACGCGGTGACCGCAGCGGTCAAGGACGACGGTGCCGCCCTCGACCAGATCGCCGGGGAGGTAGCCGACCTGCTGGCCGGCTACCCGATGCCCGGCTACGCGGCCTGA
- a CDS encoding bifunctional diguanylate cyclase/phosphodiesterase, with the protein MPEAFPEPPRTRPRPHRAQPPGWTLPAQAGAAALLLTAGAAGLLTAPVAVLGAVLFGVGMPGLRLSRMAVTAHARSGDLRDCRGAGLIAVTSVGGATAVCVAAFSPPAARTGLALSGLVLALAGHLAAILLLPGVAETWRLRLRRVVDGLSLGISLIFAGWLLSPVDTVPSAVLFVELSVIGAGSIIAVTALAVRRQRPSVLYCAGGSGAVLIGLAAPTVCFAYGTAGWLWCLAMAPAVGGMLLLVIGAQRAQHAGSQPVTPARGRLTAYPLLTVPAVVAALAAAYHVATQGLFDRTSVLLGLAVIPTLVVREMMAAADVRSYARRLSIQEAHFRSLVSGGNDLTLTLGDDLRVRWQSPAAARLFGLADAQVLGRPFIELMHPEDVPEVITVLTGVVTGRLVPTSRTPLVTARLRDGHGRWRDTESTVSDQRTVPEVGALVVHVRDVGERVHLERRLYKLGFTDQLTGLANRRELMRQIANQRDLPGHPGALLIIDLHGLVGVNEQYGREVSDAVLVEVGRRLRDTVEPDDVVARLSGDEFAVITVAGPMLAYGTGARLVAALREPCQLPGAVVALQTSIGMAEVAGGAGADDVLRRADLARRRARQLGRNRVEWYDSYLEEQLVRRLDLERELPGAAERGELDVVYQPVVDLVDGKPVGVEALLRWRSPVLGTVLPAELLAVARELSLLGHIGRWARATACRQLASWSREGHGLWLSVNVAPAELAATTFVADLMAMLAAQGIGPERLVVEVAESLVAEELAAAENPQILAQLANLRAHGVRIALDDFGAGQASIAQLRRLPLDVVKIDRSLVAGSGAGPDSVHPMLEAVAGLGRRFGLEIVAEGLETDGQVSQAQGAGCRFGQGYALARPAPAERTEAYIADFPTPSH; encoded by the coding sequence GTGCCTGAGGCGTTCCCCGAACCACCCCGTACCCGTCCCCGCCCCCATCGGGCCCAACCCCCCGGCTGGACCCTGCCCGCACAGGCCGGCGCCGCCGCGCTGCTGCTGACCGCCGGCGCGGCCGGCCTGCTGACCGCCCCCGTCGCGGTGCTCGGCGCGGTGCTGTTCGGCGTCGGCATGCCCGGTCTGCGGCTGTCGCGGATGGCCGTCACCGCGCACGCCCGTAGCGGCGACCTCCGAGACTGTCGCGGAGCCGGCCTGATCGCCGTGACCAGCGTCGGCGGCGCCACCGCGGTCTGCGTCGCCGCCTTCAGCCCGCCAGCGGCCCGGACCGGCCTGGCGCTCAGCGGGCTCGTCCTCGCCCTGGCCGGTCATCTTGCGGCGATTCTGCTGCTGCCGGGCGTCGCCGAGACCTGGCGGCTGCGGCTGCGGCGGGTGGTCGACGGGCTGAGCCTGGGGATCAGCCTGATCTTCGCCGGCTGGCTGCTGTCGCCGGTCGACACCGTGCCGTCGGCCGTGCTCTTCGTCGAGCTGAGCGTGATCGGGGCCGGGTCGATCATCGCGGTCACCGCCCTGGCGGTACGGAGGCAGCGTCCGTCGGTGCTGTACTGCGCCGGCGGCTCTGGCGCGGTGCTCATCGGGCTGGCCGCCCCGACGGTCTGTTTCGCGTACGGCACTGCGGGCTGGCTCTGGTGCCTGGCGATGGCCCCAGCGGTCGGCGGCATGCTGTTGCTGGTCATCGGGGCGCAGCGGGCGCAGCACGCGGGCTCCCAGCCGGTCACCCCGGCGCGCGGCCGGCTCACCGCGTATCCACTGTTGACGGTGCCGGCGGTGGTGGCCGCGCTGGCCGCCGCGTACCACGTGGCGACCCAGGGATTGTTCGACCGTACGTCGGTCCTGCTCGGTCTCGCGGTGATCCCGACGCTGGTGGTCCGGGAGATGATGGCTGCGGCCGACGTGCGGTCCTACGCCAGGCGACTGAGCATCCAGGAGGCGCATTTCCGGTCGTTGGTCTCCGGTGGCAACGATCTCACCCTGACCCTCGGCGACGACCTGCGGGTGCGGTGGCAGTCACCGGCCGCCGCGCGACTGTTCGGGCTGGCCGACGCACAGGTGCTCGGCCGACCGTTCATCGAGCTGATGCATCCGGAGGACGTCCCTGAGGTGATCACGGTGCTGACCGGCGTGGTGACCGGCCGGCTGGTACCGACCAGCCGGACCCCGCTGGTCACCGCCCGGCTGCGGGACGGCCATGGTCGGTGGCGGGACACCGAGTCCACCGTGTCCGACCAGCGGACGGTACCCGAGGTCGGAGCGCTCGTGGTGCATGTGCGCGACGTGGGGGAGCGGGTGCACCTGGAGCGGCGGCTGTACAAGCTCGGCTTCACCGACCAGCTGACCGGGTTGGCGAACCGCCGGGAGCTGATGCGCCAGATCGCCAACCAGCGGGACCTGCCCGGCCACCCCGGTGCGTTGCTGATCATCGACCTGCACGGGCTGGTCGGCGTCAACGAGCAGTACGGGCGGGAGGTCAGCGACGCGGTGCTGGTCGAGGTGGGGCGGCGGCTGCGGGACACGGTGGAGCCGGACGACGTGGTCGCCCGGCTCAGCGGCGACGAGTTCGCGGTGATCACCGTCGCCGGCCCGATGCTGGCGTACGGCACCGGGGCGCGGCTGGTCGCGGCGCTGCGCGAGCCGTGCCAGCTGCCCGGCGCGGTGGTTGCGCTGCAGACCAGCATCGGCATGGCCGAGGTGGCCGGCGGCGCCGGGGCGGACGATGTGCTGCGCCGGGCGGACCTGGCCCGCCGCCGGGCCCGCCAGCTCGGTCGCAACCGGGTCGAGTGGTACGACTCCTACCTGGAGGAACAGCTGGTCCGGCGGCTGGACCTGGAGCGGGAGCTGCCGGGCGCGGCCGAGCGGGGCGAGTTGGACGTGGTGTACCAGCCGGTGGTGGACCTGGTCGACGGCAAACCGGTGGGGGTCGAGGCGCTGCTGCGCTGGCGCAGCCCGGTGCTCGGCACGGTGCTGCCGGCCGAGTTGCTCGCCGTGGCGCGGGAACTGTCGCTGCTGGGCCACATCGGCCGGTGGGCGCGGGCCACCGCCTGCCGGCAGTTGGCGTCCTGGTCACGGGAGGGGCACGGGCTGTGGCTGTCGGTCAACGTCGCCCCGGCCGAGTTGGCCGCGACCACCTTCGTGGCCGACCTGATGGCCATGCTGGCCGCACAGGGCATCGGGCCGGAGCGGCTCGTCGTCGAGGTGGCCGAGTCGCTGGTCGCCGAGGAGCTGGCGGCTGCCGAGAATCCGCAGATCCTCGCGCAGTTGGCGAACCTGCGGGCGCACGGGGTGCGGATCGCGTTGGACGACTTCGGCGCCGGCCAGGCGTCGATCGCCCAGCTGCGGCGGCTGCCGCTGGACGTCGTCAAGATCGACCGGTCGCTGGTCGCCGGCTCCGGTGCCGGCCCGGACAGTGTCCACCCGATGCTGGAAGCGGTGGCTGGGCTGGGCCGGCGGTTCGGGCTGGAGATCGTCGCCGAGGGGCTGGAGACGGACGGTCAGGTGAGCCAGGCGCAGGGGGCCGGCTGCCGGTTCGGTCAGGGGTACGCCCTGGCCCGCCCCGCACCTGCGGAGCGGACCGAGGCGTACATCGCCGACTTCCCCACCCCGTCGCACTGA
- a CDS encoding extracellular solute-binding protein, which produces MKRRWTPWTRTAAVGAAGALLIAGCSGEPGGGSDDDGTTLTIAYWGDFGLDDLKAEYEAENPGVRINLNSGEYNAQHEDLQKKLIAGSGAADIAAIDEGFVVQFREQADKFVNLLDKGAGQYEERYLDWKWQQTLSADGATQIGLGTDVGGLAMCYRTDLFEAAGLPTDRDEVSALWPDWESFVATGEEYVAASGKKFVDSATNIFNPVLGQQPVGLFDTSENLAMEGGPKVAFDTAAAVVGAGLSANLAAFSPEWNNGFVNGDFAVLACPAWMMGHIQNTAPDTAGKWDVAAIPGGGGNWGGSFLTVPAQSENVDEAYKFLEWLIQPEQQIEIFKKVGNLPSQPALYEDPAIVEFSNPFFNDAPVGQIFSATAANLTPQYLGRKNGPVRVAVENVLNRLQSGDLEGKPDEAWTEAIAEAEKATNA; this is translated from the coding sequence ATGAAGCGGCGTTGGACCCCTTGGACGCGTACGGCGGCGGTCGGCGCCGCCGGCGCGTTGCTGATCGCCGGCTGCAGTGGCGAACCCGGCGGCGGCAGCGACGACGACGGCACCACCCTGACCATCGCGTACTGGGGCGACTTCGGCCTCGACGACCTCAAGGCCGAGTACGAGGCAGAGAACCCGGGCGTGCGGATCAACCTCAACTCCGGTGAGTACAACGCTCAGCACGAGGACCTGCAGAAGAAGCTGATCGCCGGGTCCGGCGCCGCCGACATCGCCGCCATCGACGAGGGTTTCGTCGTCCAGTTCCGCGAGCAGGCCGACAAGTTCGTCAACCTGCTGGACAAGGGCGCCGGCCAGTACGAGGAGCGCTATCTCGACTGGAAGTGGCAGCAGACCCTGTCCGCCGACGGGGCCACCCAGATCGGTCTCGGCACCGACGTCGGCGGGCTGGCCATGTGCTACCGCACCGACCTGTTCGAGGCGGCCGGGCTGCCGACCGACCGGGACGAGGTCTCCGCCCTCTGGCCCGACTGGGAGTCGTTCGTCGCCACCGGCGAGGAGTACGTCGCGGCCAGCGGCAAGAAGTTCGTCGACTCGGCCACCAACATCTTCAACCCGGTGCTCGGCCAGCAGCCGGTCGGCCTCTTCGACACCAGCGAGAACCTGGCCATGGAAGGCGGTCCGAAGGTCGCCTTCGACACCGCCGCCGCCGTCGTCGGCGCCGGACTGTCAGCCAACCTCGCGGCCTTCTCCCCGGAGTGGAACAACGGCTTCGTCAACGGCGACTTCGCCGTGCTGGCCTGCCCGGCGTGGATGATGGGCCACATCCAGAACACCGCCCCCGACACCGCCGGCAAGTGGGACGTGGCGGCGATTCCCGGTGGCGGCGGCAACTGGGGCGGCTCGTTCCTAACCGTCCCGGCACAGAGCGAGAACGTCGACGAGGCGTACAAGTTCCTGGAGTGGCTGATCCAGCCCGAGCAGCAGATCGAGATCTTCAAGAAGGTCGGCAACCTGCCGTCGCAGCCGGCGCTCTACGAGGACCCGGCGATCGTCGAGTTCTCCAACCCGTTCTTCAACGACGCTCCGGTCGGCCAGATCTTCTCCGCGACCGCCGCCAACCTCACCCCGCAGTACCTCGGCCGCAAGAACGGTCCGGTCCGGGTCGCGGTGGAGAACGTCCTCAACCGGCTGCAGAGCGGTGACCTGGAGGGCAAGCCCGACGAGGCGTGGACGGAAGCCATCGCGGAAGCCGAAAAGGCGACGAACGCGTAA
- a CDS encoding carbohydrate ABC transporter permease, which translates to MGRAPASTPGSFWNYLFLSLVILFSAFPLYWMVVIASGTDADLAKIPPQLLPGGQLLNNVNEVFTLKNVYFVQSLGNSFVVSSIVTFSVLFFCSLAGFAFAKLRFAGRNALMVVVVLTLTVPNQLGVVALYILMGELGWNGTLVAVIVPGLVTAFGVFYMRQFILEAVPDELIEAGRIDGATTLRIYWSVVLPAVRPAMAVLGLLTFVATWNDFQWPLITLGGTYYPTSMVALSDLASGNYVLYRRVLAGAFVATIPLLIMLFIGGRQIVRGIMEGAVKN; encoded by the coding sequence ATGGGCCGTGCCCCGGCCAGTACGCCGGGCAGCTTCTGGAACTACCTGTTCCTCAGCCTGGTCATCCTGTTCTCCGCGTTCCCGCTCTACTGGATGGTGGTGATCGCCAGCGGCACCGACGCCGACCTGGCAAAGATCCCGCCGCAGCTGCTGCCCGGCGGCCAACTGCTCAACAACGTCAACGAGGTCTTCACCCTCAAGAACGTCTACTTCGTCCAGTCGTTGGGCAACAGTTTCGTCGTCTCGTCGATCGTGACGTTCTCGGTGCTGTTCTTCTGCTCGCTGGCCGGCTTCGCCTTCGCCAAGCTGCGGTTCGCCGGCCGCAACGCGCTGATGGTCGTCGTGGTGCTGACCCTCACCGTGCCCAACCAGCTGGGTGTGGTCGCCCTCTACATCCTGATGGGCGAACTCGGCTGGAACGGCACCCTGGTCGCGGTCATCGTGCCCGGCCTGGTCACCGCGTTCGGCGTGTTCTACATGCGGCAGTTCATCCTCGAAGCGGTGCCCGACGAGCTGATCGAGGCCGGTCGGATCGACGGTGCCACCACCCTGCGGATCTACTGGAGCGTGGTGCTGCCGGCGGTCCGCCCGGCGATGGCCGTGCTCGGCCTGCTCACCTTCGTGGCCACCTGGAACGACTTCCAGTGGCCGCTGATCACCCTCGGCGGCACCTACTACCCGACGTCGATGGTGGCCCTGTCCGACCTGGCCAGCGGCAACTACGTGCTCTACCGGCGGGTGCTCGCCGGTGCGTTCGTGGCGACCATCCCGCTGTTGATCATGCTCTTCATCGGTGGCCGGCAGATCGTCCGGGGAATCATGGAAGGCGCCGTCAAGAACTGA
- a CDS encoding PH domain-containing protein, with translation MSRRVTVRFRPHQAIMLAAVIAFVGSLPLASARWYLLPVLLLPLAIAIWAVRSGTDADPAGLRVRALIGQRRIGWSRVAELAADPQGRAVALLTDGERVRLPAVRADDLPRLIAASGQPLDPATPPTPLNPATPPTDATDEPATPPTQ, from the coding sequence ATGAGTCGCAGGGTAACTGTCCGGTTCCGGCCGCACCAGGCGATCATGCTGGCGGCGGTGATCGCGTTCGTCGGGTCACTGCCGCTGGCCAGTGCCCGCTGGTATCTGCTGCCGGTCCTGCTGCTGCCGCTGGCGATCGCGATCTGGGCGGTCCGTTCCGGAACCGATGCCGACCCGGCCGGGCTCCGGGTGCGGGCCCTGATCGGCCAGCGCCGGATCGGCTGGTCGCGGGTGGCCGAGCTGGCGGCCGACCCGCAGGGCCGGGCGGTGGCGCTGCTCACCGACGGCGAGCGGGTACGGCTGCCCGCGGTACGGGCCGACGACCTGCCCCGGCTGATCGCCGCCAGCGGGCAACCGCTCGACCCGGCGACTCCGCCGACCCCACTCAACCCGGCGACTCCGCCGACCGACGCGACCGACGAGCCGGCCACGCCGCCGACTCAATAG
- a CDS encoding 2-hydroxyacid dehydrogenase — translation MKVWIPHAHGRQLLGRLPDQVTVEVAADLTQLPSDPAGVRFWVPPFLARPGAAELAGKMPDLQVVQLLSAGADAWVGRLPEHLTLCDARGVHDSSTAEWIAAAILTHVRDFAGFIRAQTRREWSYERFAPTDELAGKRVLIVGAGSIGAALRARLTPFEVEFTLVARTARPAEQVHGVDELPALLPHADIVVLIVPLTDRTRGMVDAATLAAMRDGALLVNAARGPVVDTAALTAELSTGRICAVLDVTDPEPLPADHPLWMLPNVVISPHIAGSVRGLLPRAYALAGRQVTRLAAGEPLDNVVVDGY, via the coding sequence GTGAAAGTCTGGATCCCCCACGCGCACGGCCGACAACTGCTCGGCCGGCTGCCCGACCAGGTGACCGTCGAGGTCGCCGCCGACCTCACCCAGTTGCCGTCCGACCCCGCCGGCGTGCGGTTCTGGGTGCCTCCGTTCCTGGCCCGGCCCGGAGCGGCGGAGCTGGCCGGCAAGATGCCGGACCTTCAGGTGGTGCAGTTGCTGTCCGCAGGTGCCGACGCCTGGGTGGGGCGGCTGCCGGAGCATTTGACGCTCTGCGACGCGCGCGGGGTGCACGACTCATCGACGGCGGAGTGGATCGCCGCCGCGATCCTCACCCACGTCCGCGACTTCGCCGGCTTCATCCGGGCGCAGACCCGCCGGGAATGGTCGTACGAGCGGTTCGCCCCGACCGACGAGCTGGCCGGGAAACGGGTCCTCATCGTCGGCGCCGGATCGATCGGTGCCGCGCTGCGCGCCCGGCTGACCCCGTTCGAGGTGGAGTTCACGCTGGTGGCCCGGACCGCCCGGCCGGCCGAACAGGTGCACGGCGTCGACGAGTTGCCCGCCCTGTTGCCGCACGCCGACATCGTGGTGCTGATCGTGCCGCTGACCGATCGGACCCGGGGGATGGTCGATGCGGCCACGCTGGCCGCGATGCGTGACGGCGCGCTGCTGGTCAACGCCGCGCGAGGCCCGGTGGTCGATACGGCAGCGCTCACCGCCGAGTTGTCCACCGGCCGGATCTGCGCCGTGCTCGACGTGACCGACCCCGAACCGCTGCCCGCAGACCATCCGCTATGGATGTTGCCGAACGTGGTGATCAGTCCGCACATCGCCGGGTCGGTACGCGGTCTGCTGCCGCGCGCGTACGCCCTGGCCGGTCGGCAGGTCACCCGGCTGGCCGCGGGCGAGCCGCTGGACAACGTGGTGGTGGACGGCTATTGA
- a CDS encoding sugar ABC transporter permease, whose translation MSATRAAPPAPPPDPTWRNRMHRFDMRYMPYILISPFFLLFIAFGLFPIIFNGVVALRHWRLDNADLTGWAGLANFRRLFTDDSFWNALYNTFGIFVLSTVPQLFLALIIASLLNRKLRAQTWFRVGILLPYITPITASTLLFAVFFARDFGIANWVLDVLNLRGEAPIDWRSSKAASWVAIATMVNWKWIGYNALIYLAAMQSIPRDIYEAAAVDGAGPWRQLWRITVPMIRPVVVFTVILSTIGGLQLFTEPMLFEQNSQAATGGSNGQFQTIAQLIYKVGWKDLNLGYAAAMSWALFLIIVIIAVVNALVANRLGGGRK comes from the coding sequence ATGTCCGCAACCCGCGCCGCACCACCAGCACCGCCACCCGACCCGACCTGGCGTAACCGGATGCACCGCTTCGACATGCGGTACATGCCGTACATCCTGATCTCCCCGTTCTTCCTCCTCTTCATCGCCTTCGGACTCTTCCCGATCATCTTCAACGGCGTGGTGGCGCTGCGGCACTGGCGGCTGGACAACGCCGACCTGACCGGCTGGGCCGGGCTGGCGAACTTCCGGCGGCTGTTCACCGACGACAGCTTCTGGAACGCGCTGTACAACACGTTCGGCATCTTCGTGCTGTCCACCGTGCCGCAGCTGTTCCTGGCCCTGATCATCGCGTCGCTGCTGAACCGCAAGCTGCGGGCGCAGACCTGGTTCCGGGTCGGCATCCTGCTGCCGTACATCACCCCGATCACCGCGTCGACGCTGCTGTTCGCGGTCTTCTTCGCCCGCGACTTCGGCATCGCCAACTGGGTGCTCGACGTACTGAACCTGCGCGGCGAGGCGCCGATCGACTGGCGGTCCAGCAAGGCCGCGTCCTGGGTCGCCATCGCCACCATGGTCAACTGGAAGTGGATCGGCTACAACGCGCTGATCTACCTGGCCGCGATGCAGTCGATCCCGCGCGACATCTACGAGGCGGCCGCGGTCGACGGCGCCGGCCCGTGGCGGCAGCTCTGGCGGATCACCGTACCGATGATCCGACCGGTGGTGGTCTTCACCGTGATCCTGTCCACCATCGGCGGGCTGCAACTGTTCACCGAGCCGATGCTGTTCGAGCAGAACTCGCAGGCCGCCACCGGGGGGTCCAACGGCCAGTTCCAGACCATCGCCCAGCTGATCTACAAGGTCGGCTGGAAGGACCTCAACCTCGGGTACGCCGCCGCGATGTCCTGGGCGCTGTTCCTGATCATCGTGATCATCGCGGTCGTCAACGCGCTGGTCGCCAACCGGCTGGGCGGAGGCCGCAAATGA
- a CDS encoding LacI family DNA-binding transcriptional regulator, whose product MKRPTIADIARRAGVSKGAVSYALNGQPGVSEATRQRILAIAAEIGFNPNSAARALSGATANAVGLALSRPARILGIEPFFMELISGVEAELSARSYALTLQVVADTEAEIAVYRRWWGERRVDGVFLCDLRLDDDRVPALESLQLPAVVIGGPGHTGSLPSIWSDDASALVETVEYLVAMGHRRIARIGGLPGLLHTEIRAGAFTDVCRRLGLDQCVTVPSDYTGEEGARATRRLISTAARPTAVIYDNDVMAIAGLAVAQEMGLAVPGDLSIVAWDDSPLCRLVHPPLTALGRDIPAYGAHAARQLLATIAGEPTQAYQDETPHLTPRGSTAPPRAS is encoded by the coding sequence GTGAAACGGCCGACCATCGCCGACATCGCCCGCCGAGCAGGCGTTTCCAAGGGCGCGGTCTCGTACGCGCTCAACGGCCAGCCCGGGGTCTCCGAGGCGACCCGGCAGCGGATCCTCGCCATCGCCGCCGAGATCGGGTTCAACCCCAACAGCGCCGCCCGCGCCCTGTCCGGGGCCACCGCCAACGCCGTCGGCCTGGCGCTGAGCCGCCCGGCCCGGATCCTCGGCATCGAGCCGTTCTTCATGGAGCTGATCAGCGGCGTCGAGGCCGAACTGTCCGCCCGGTCGTACGCGCTGACCCTGCAGGTGGTGGCCGACACCGAGGCCGAGATCGCGGTCTACCGGCGCTGGTGGGGTGAGCGCCGGGTGGATGGCGTGTTCCTCTGCGACCTGCGACTCGACGACGACCGGGTGCCGGCGCTGGAGTCGCTGCAACTGCCGGCGGTGGTGATCGGTGGCCCCGGACACACCGGCTCGCTGCCGAGCATCTGGTCCGACGACGCGTCGGCCCTGGTCGAGACGGTCGAGTACCTGGTCGCGATGGGTCACCGCCGGATCGCCCGCATCGGTGGCCTGCCCGGCCTGCTGCACACCGAGATCCGCGCGGGCGCGTTCACCGATGTCTGCCGCCGGCTGGGGCTGGACCAGTGCGTCACGGTGCCGTCCGACTACACCGGCGAGGAGGGCGCCCGGGCCACCCGGCGGCTGATCAGCACCGCGGCCCGCCCCACCGCGGTGATCTACGACAACGACGTGATGGCGATCGCCGGCCTGGCGGTGGCCCAGGAGATGGGGCTGGCCGTGCCGGGCGACCTATCGATCGTTGCCTGGGACGACTCGCCGCTGTGCCGCCTGGTGCATCCGCCGTTGACCGCGCTGGGCCGCGACATCCCGGCGTACGGTGCGCACGCCGCGCGGCAGCTGCTGGCGACGATCGCCGGTGAGCCGACGCAGGCGTACCAGGACGAGACGCCGCACCTGACCCCGCGTGGCAGCACCGCCCCGCCGCGCGCCAGCTGA